A region from the Mya arenaria isolate MELC-2E11 chromosome 2, ASM2691426v1 genome encodes:
- the LOC128215658 gene encoding uncharacterized protein LOC128215658, which produces MILTRIIQLECAPTEPPPICCLPKQYEAFLFLSSGAVDVGTNYGFGYSNGTVAIAFDGTRQLTYIHAKTDNFLSLYPIPIPEDYLNIIDYKNNVQWRVYSDGSCDTLDVGLPLFKECIPGNATLLSRGRIGNSEQEVATYLFRQRIYLDPDEITVTVRMSDSTPGECIPVRGTVSSAYVFDSNKNVDIAVYDVLDFTPGIRNPDVFNKPSQCNNSTVLHEKNRLTMT; this is translated from the exons ATGATTCTCACCCGAATAATTCAACTGGAATGCGCTCCGACCGAGCCGCCGCCAATATGCTGCCTTCCCAAGCAGTATGAGGCGTTCCTGTTCCTGTCGAGTGGTGCAGTTGACGTTGGCACGAATTACGGATTTGGGTACAGCAACGGCACGGTGGCGATAGCGTTTGACGGCACACGTCAGTTGACGTACATTCACGCCAAGACCGACAATTTCCTTTCGCTGTACCCGATACCTATACCAGAggattatttaaatatcatcGACTATAAAAAT AATGTCCAGTGGCGCGTGTATAGTGACGGCTCCTGTGATACGCTCGACGTTGGCTTGCCGTTGTTTAAGGAATGCATACCCG GGAACGCGACCCTTCTGTCACGAGGCCGCATAGGGAATTCCGAACAGGAAGTCGCAACATACCTTTTCCGGCAAAGAATTTACCTGGATCCAGATGAGATCACAGTTACCGTGCGCATGTCGG ACTCCACGCCTGGCGAATGCATTCCGGTCCGCGGTACCGTTTCCAGCGCTTACGTATTTGACAGCAACAAGAACGTAGACATCGCCGTCTATGACGTGCTCGACTTTACCCCGGGCATAAGAAACCCAGACGTCTTCAACAAACCGAGCCAGTGCAACAACTCAACGGTGTTGCATGAAAAGAACAG ACTAACTATGACTTAA